From Bradyrhizobium sp. AZCC 1610:
CGGCCCGCTGGCTGACCGGTCTTCCCGGCTCATCCGCGCCAACCGGTCCTCGCTGAGGGGATGGGTGGAGATGATCGAGAGCCCCTTGCCCTCCTTTCCGGTGACCCGAAGCAGCAATTCCCCGGTCGGCTTCGCCGGCCGGCCCAGCCGGTGCATGACGTCGATTGCAAAACCGTCGGCATTGGTCTCGGCCTCGCGCGAATGCGACGACGTCACCAGCGTGCGCGAGCCGAAGATCAGCGCGCTGGGGCCGGTGATGTCGCCGAACAGCAGTCCGATCAGGAACGACGTACTGCCGTCACGGATCAGTCCGCGCATGCTGTCGCGATGCTTGAGATGGCCGAGTTCATGGGCCAGCACGCCCGCGATTTCGTCGGCGTTCTCGGCCTTCGCCAGCAATCCGTTGAACAGATAGACCCTGCCGCCCGGCAGCGCGAAGGCATTGGGAATCGAACTCGACAGCACGCCCGACTGCACCGAGGTGTCGAAGCCCGCGGATGCGCGAATCGCGGTGACGAGCTTGACGAAGGCCTTCTGCCCGGCGGCGTTGTCGCAAACCTTGGCATCGAACATCGTCTTGATCTGACTGTCCGCGACGTCGCCGAGCCGCCGTTCGAACGCTTCGGGCACCAGCGGCGCGAGGCGATCGGCGATCAGCGGAAGTCCGAACAGCACCACGGCAACGATCGAAACCGCGGCCGCGAGCGACCAGCCGACAATGACGGCAACGCCGCGGCGGCCGGGCGTGTTGTCATCCAATTTGGCGCAGCGTGAGACCAGCTCGGCCGCAAGTGCGTTGTCGCGAACCTCCAGCCGCGCCAGCGCAGGCGCGCTCTGGCAGCCGAGGCGCAGCATGCCCGAAGGGCTGTCGGCGCGGCGGATGTCGGCATAGTCCCAACACAGCCAGCTTCTGTTCGTGTTCGATGATTTCGAGCCGGTCGGAAAATTGGAGCGTAACCGCGCGGCGCCGGCTCGACGCCCCGTCGAAATAGGTCGCCGCATTGGCCGGCGGCGTTTTCGAAATCTCTGGCGCGTCGCTATCCATGGTCATCACGCTCTAGAATCCGCCGACATCGAGACCGTCGGCAAACCCCTCGCCGAGCGCGTTGGCCAGGTCGCCCCGCGCCGCGACGTTGGCGGCGGCCTCGAGGCCGCTGATATTGACCGAGCCCAGCACGATCACCCAGAGATCGCGCGTCAGATAGACCCGGATCACGACGTTGAGCGCCAGTGCCAATACCAAATAGCCCAGACCAGTCAGCACCAGCAGCGGAATGCTCCTCATCAATTCCGGCGTCTTGAAAAACTCCGTCAATCCCGCGCCGCTCATGCTGGCGACCAGCACCGCGCACAGGGCCAGATAGACCGCGAAGACTAGTCCAAGCAGGGCCATCCAGCCGATCACTTTCCAGTACAGCCCGATCAATGCGCTCTTCGGCAACGACGATTCCAGCCGCACGCCGCCGAACCGGACGCCGGACAGCCACCAGCGCCATTCGATGGCCTTGTAGCCTGCGTAAATGAAGGGGGCGATCGGACTTACATAGAGTGCGATCGGCGTCAGCAGCCACAGCCACCAGCCGCGCTTGAAGAACTCCCAGCCGCGCCCCTCAAAACTGCCCTGCAGGTCGCCGTAATGGGAATGGTGCATCTTGTAGCGTTCGAGCGCCGCGGCCCGCCATGGCAGCACCAGTCCGAGCGTGAGGATCATCAGCACACCCCACAGCGACGCCTGCAAGGCATAGATCCAGCCCGAGCCGGTCATCCAGAAGCGCACACCGCGCCATACCGTTCGCGTCATCCGGTACCGCCGCGCGCGGTAGATCGCGAACTGCCCGAACAGATAGAAGAAGGCGATCAGGGGAATGCTGGCGAACGCCTGATAGTGCTCGGCCTCGAGACCGATCAGAAAATAACCGAGATAGATCGGCACCAGGATCGCGAGCGCGACCAGAAATCCGATCAGCAACTCCTTGCCGCGGCCGGTATATTCGGCGGCATCGCCATCGACCAATGTGTTGGACCAGAGATGGCGGCGAATGTCGGTGAGGAGCCAGAATCGATAGAAGCCGAGGGTGACCAGTTCCAGAGCGGCGCCGCGCTTGGCCAGATCAAAGAATTCGCCGCGGCCGCCGGAAAACGCCACCGGCATCGGCGGCGGCACGGGCGAAGGCGGCGGTGGCAGCACCTGCGGGGGCCAGCTCATCTGGTTCATGGTTCAACTCCAGCGCGAACGGTAGCGGATCAAA
This genomic window contains:
- a CDS encoding M48 family metallopeptidase; protein product: MLRLGCQSAPALARLEVRDNALAAELVSRCAKLDDNTPGRRGVAVIVGWSLAAAVSIVAVVLFGLPLIADRLAPLVPEAFERRLGDVADSQIKTMFDAKVCDNAAGQKAFVKLVTAIRASAGFDTSVQSGVLSSSIPNAFALPGGRVYLFNGLLAKAENADEIAGVLAHELGHLKHRDSMRGLIRDGSTSFLIGLLFGDITGPSALIFGSRTLVTSSHSREAETNADGFAIDVMHRLGRPAKPTGELLLRVTGKEGKGLSIISTHPLSEDRLARMSREDRSASGPPLLTSEEWRSLKSICNGKSEPGKSEPGKSGPGKSAPAKI
- a CDS encoding DUF7092 domain-containing protein, which translates into the protein MTMDSDAPEISKTPPANAATYFDGASSRRRAVTLQFSDRLEIIEHEQKLAVLGLCRHPPRRQPFGHAAPRLPERACAGAAGGSRQRTCGRAGLTLRQIG
- a CDS encoding DUF898 family protein, encoding MNQMSWPPQVLPPPPSPVPPPMPVAFSGGRGEFFDLAKRGAALELVTLGFYRFWLLTDIRRHLWSNTLVDGDAAEYTGRGKELLIGFLVALAILVPIYLGYFLIGLEAEHYQAFASIPLIAFFYLFGQFAIYRARRYRMTRTVWRGVRFWMTGSGWIYALQASLWGVLMILTLGLVLPWRAAALERYKMHHSHYGDLQGSFEGRGWEFFKRGWWLWLLTPIALYVSPIAPFIYAGYKAIEWRWWLSGVRFGGVRLESSLPKSALIGLYWKVIGWMALLGLVFAVYLALCAVLVASMSGAGLTEFFKTPELMRSIPLLVLTGLGYLVLALALNVVIRVYLTRDLWVIVLGSVNISGLEAAANVAARGDLANALGEGFADGLDVGGF